The Euphorbia lathyris chromosome 8, ddEupLath1.1, whole genome shotgun sequence genome has a window encoding:
- the LOC136203513 gene encoding signal recognition particle 14 kDa protein encodes MVLLQLDPFLNELTSMFEHTTEKGSVWVTLKRSSLKSKLQRNKMASAGEPIEYRCLIRATDGKKTISTSVGARDHQRFQASYATILKAHMTALKKRERKDRKKATGADKLEGGSKKHKLEGGSKKPKKA; translated from the exons ATG GTTCTGCTACAGCTAGACCCGTTTCTTAATGAACTTACAAGCATGTTTGAACACACTACTGAAAAAGGGTCTGTTTGGGTCACTCTGAAACGAT CTTCATTGAAGTCTAAGCTGCAAAGGAATAAAATGGCTAGTGCTGGGGAACCCATTGAGTATAGATGCCTTATCCGTGCAACTGATGGCAAAAAGACAATCTCTACTTCA GTTGGGGCAAGAGATCACCAACGCTTTCAAGCTTCGTATGCAACAATTCTCAAGGCCCATATGACAGCTTTAAAGAAAAGGGAGAGGAAGGACAGGAAAAAGGCTACAGGGGCAGATAAACTAGAAGGTGGGTCAAAGAAACATAAACTAGAAGGTGGCTCAAAGAAACCAAAGAAGGCCTGA